One window from the genome of Plasmodium relictum strain SGS1 genome assembly, chromosome: 12 encodes:
- a CDS encoding inner membrane complex protein, putative, which translates to MNLFKKSTCSICNACKCCCDEIKITERTYTYNELDDLYNNTDTVSFPCIPTERIVLNSFDNPELYYHQIDSEFYAKNILKDIPLISYAQGPFFEKMNEIKTNKKYHLPTISYVSDPIYIRRKEKCTISGLSNCICCEGCRCK; encoded by the exons atgaatCTATTTAAGAAGTCTACATGCTCAATTTGTAATGCATGTAAATGCTGCTGTg acgaaataaaaattactgAAAGAACATACACTTACAATGAATTAgatgatttatataataatacagATACCGTTAGTTTTCCATGTATACCTACTGAACGTATTGTTCTAAATTCTTTTGATAATCCTGAATTATATTACCATCAAATAGATAGTGAATTTTatgcaaaaaatatattaaaagatattCCTTTAATTAGTTATGCACAAGGCCCATTTTTCgaaaaaatgaatgaaataaaaacaaataagaAATATCATCTACCAACGATCAGTTATGTATCTGATccaatatatataagaagaaaagaaaaatgtacTATATCAGGTTTGTCTAATTGCATTTGCTGTGAAGGGTGCCGAtgcaaataa
- a CDS encoding mitochondrial ribosomal protein S14 precursor, putative: protein MAARNPGPYLNQVPLGFPSYNRRVFRDILARRAFMESEVNTRVYKNIFENLGFKGQIRINNKVGINRIRMRCIQGGYSRGIYKFTRMAKMAFFQTAREGWLKKYGYRPDLFR, encoded by the exons atgGCAGCAAGAAATCCTGGCCCTTATTTGAATCAGGTACCTTTAGGTTTTCCCAGTTATAACAGAAGAGTTTTCAGAGATATTTTGGCTAGGAGAGCTTTTATGGAATCAGAAGTTAATACAAGGgtttacaaaaatatttttgaaaatttaggTTTTAAAGGGCAGATAAGGattaataataaa gTTGGTATAAACAGAATTCGTATGAGATGTATACAAGGAGGATATTCTAGAggaatttataaatttactCGAATGGCAAAAATGGCTTTTTTTCAAACTGCTAGAGAAGGGtggttaaaaaaatatggttATAGGCCTGATTTATTTAGATAA
- a CDS encoding 40S ribosomal protein S5, putative translates to MEADRAGFSRGFGRGVRGTRGRGRGRGRGRGSAEDDLKNWVPVTKLGRLVKEGKISSIEEIYLHSLPIKEYQIIDYFFQPNECSHPLKDDVVKIMPVQKQTRAGQRTRFKAFVAIGDGNGHCGLGVKCAKEVATAIRGAIIAAKLSLIPVRRGYWGNKIGDPHTVPMKVSGKCGSVRIRLVPAPRGTQIVGAPTTKKMLNFAGIKDCFSSSCGKTKTRGNFLRAIFNALSKTYGYLTPDLWKVTKFDKSPYEEWSEFLETYQNLKGIKATV, encoded by the exons ATGGAag cAGATAGAGCAGGCTTTTCAAGGGGGTTTGGAAGAGGTGTTAGGGGAACAAGAGGTAGAGGCAGAGGAAGAGGAAg aGGAAGAGGTTCAGCCGaagatgatttaaaaaattgggTACCAGTAACAAAGTTAGGAAGACTAGTAAAAGAAGGAAAAATCTCATCAAttgaagaaatatatttacattcATTACCAATTAAGGAATATCAGATTattgattatttttttcaaccAAATGAATGTTCTCATCCATTAAAAGATGACGTTGTCAAAATTATGCCTGTACAAAAACAAACACGTGCAGGTCAAAGAACAAGATTTAAGGCATTTGTAGCTATTGGAGATGGAAATGGACATTGTGGTTTGGGAGTAAAGTGTGCAAAAGAAGTTGCAACAGCTATAAGAGGTGCTATTATTGCAGCAAAACTTTCATTAATACCAGTAAGACGTGGATATTGGGGAAATAAGATTGGAGATCCACATACAGTACCAATGAAAGTATCAGGAAAATGTGGAAGTGTTCGTATTCGTTTAGTACCAGCTCCAAGAGGTACACAAATTGTTGGTGCTCCAACCACAAAAAAGATGTTAAACTTTGCAGGAATTAAAGATTGCTTCTCATCATCATGTGGAAAAACGAAAACAAGAGGAAATTTTTTAAga gCTATCTTTAATGCTTTAAGTAAGACATATGGATATTTGACACCTGATTTATGGAAAGTAACAAAATTCGATAAATCTCCTTATGAAGAATGGTCGGAATTTTTAGAGACATACCAGAATCTAAAAGGAATTAAAGCTACCGTTTAG
- a CDS encoding glutaminyl-peptide cyclotransferase, putative: MCLCRLVRRFVVITILILVLFLVAGILFTYYIIKNIKDNDIFPVVIHSHTYEVLNKYKHIHDPSIGKEIKIDPLIKGMSEKVHPFTQGIFFSEKDKLIESVGLYNSSFLREFDLTTGNTIRYTNLGPQYFGEGSTFIIEPLTYKKFILQLTFKEHKIFAYDYETLKLYHTFIFDLNGYGLTSNIDAFQSVEALKNENFALSQKLWTTTGDEYLYELQIPNEFKKTEKIFVLNKIKITCAGFVIDSVNELEYHSYSETIFANIFLTNLIIEINIETGACVKLINLDGLIKKCDNYKHIDEHIDDVLNGIAISLNNKNKRNPTLFVTGKNWSNIFEIKITKKINELAQKVLLKEKFKLDLK, from the exons atgtgCTTGTGTAGATTAGTTAGGAGGTTCGTGGTGATTACCATTTTAATACTAGTACTATTCTTAGTTGCAggtattttatttacatattatattattaaaaacataaaagatAATGACATTTTTCCTGTAGTTATTCATTCTCATACATATGAAGTACtgaataaatataaacatattCATGATCCTTCAATtggaaaagaaataaaaatagatcCATTAATTAAAGGAATGTCTGAAAAAGTACACCCTTTTACTCAAgggatttttttttcagaaaaagataaattaattGAATCAGTAGGATTATACAATTCAAGTTTTTTAAGAGAATTTGATTTAACAACTGGTAACACTATAAGATATACTAATTTAGGTCCCCAATATTTTGGAGAAGGAAGCACTTTTATTATTGAACCATTGACATATAAAAAGTTTATATTGCAGTTAACTTTTAAAGAACATAAAATATTTGCTTATGATTATGAAACATTAAAATTGTAtcatacatttatttttgatttaaatGGTTATGGTTTAACTTCGAACATAGATGCCTTTCAATCTGTTGAGGcattaaaaaatgagaatTTTGCATTAAGTCAAAAATTGTGGACTACTACAGGAGatgaatatttatatgaacTTCAAATTCcaaatgaatttaaaaaaacagagaaaatatttgtattaaataaaataaaaataacctGCGCAGGTTTTGTTATTGATAGTGTTAATGAATTAGAATATCATTCATACTCAGAAACCATTTTtgcaaatatatttttgactAACTTAATaattgaaataaatattGAAACAGGGGCATGTGTTAAGTTAATTAACCTAGATggattaattaaaaaatgcgATAATTAC aAACATATTGATGAACATATAGATGATGTTTTAAATGGTATAGCAATAAGTCtcaataacaaaaataaacgGAATCCAACATTATTCGTAACTGGAAAAAATTGGTccaatatttttgaaataaaaattacaaaaaagaTTAATGAACTAGCACAAAAAGTACTACTGAAAGAGAAATTTAAATTagatttaaaataa
- the HDP gene encoding heme detoxification protein, putative has protein sequence MKNSYNLIIKRLYTRSGGLRKPQKVTNDPESINRKVYWCFEHKPIKRTIVNLIFSHKELKIFSKFLNHPSVGASLIHELSLEGPFTGFLPSNEALNLISSESLNKLYKDDNKLSEFVLNHFTKEFWLYRDLYGSSYQPWLIYNEKREAPEKITNLINNDLIVKIKGDFKNCDHSIYLNESKIIRPNMKCHNGVVHIVDKPIIFQ, from the exons atgaaaaatagttataatttaattattaaaaggcTGTACACTCGTAGTGGTGGATTAAGAAAACCGCAGAAAGTAACAAATGATCCTGAAAGTATTAATAGAAAAGTTTATTGGTGTTTTGAACATAAACCTATTAAAAGGACAATTGTTAATTTGATTTTTTCACATAaggaattaaaaattttctctaaatttttaaatcatcCTAGTG TTGGCGCATCATTAATTCATGAATTATCTTTAGAAGGGCCATTTACAGGATTTCTACCATCAAATGAAGCATTAAATTTAATCAGTTCAGAAAGTTTAAATAAGCTATACAAGgatgataataaattatctgaatttgttttaaatcattttacAAAAGAATTCTGGCTATATAGAGATTTATATGGGTCATCATACCAGCCT TGGCtgatatataatgaaaaaagagaAGCACCAGAAAAAATCACTAATTTAATCAATAATGATttaatagtaaaaataaaggGAGATTTTAAGAATTGTGATCATTCAATTTATTTAAACGAATCAAAAATTATCAGACCCAACATGAAATGCCATAATGGAGTAGTTCACATTGTAGATAAGCCAATAATATTTCAATAA